Below is a window of Streptomyces qaidamensis DNA.
CGTTCGTCGCGGCCCTCGGCGTCTACACCGTCGCCAAGCGGCTGGGCGGTCACCGGGCCGGTCTGGTCGCGGCCGGTCTGTGGGCGGTGTGGCCCGGCTCGGGCACGGAGTGGTCGGGCTACTCGGAGTCCCTCTACACGGCCCTGGCCGCGTGGGCCTGTCACGCCGTCATGTCCCGGCGCTGGCTCACCGCCGGCTTGCTGACCTGCGCGGCGGGGCTCTGCCGGCCCACCGCCGCGGCGCTGGTCGCCGCCCTCGCCGTCGCCGCGCTGCTGTCCCTGCGCCGGCGCGCGGACGGTGTCGTGCGTCCGCTGGCAGCCGTGGCGATCGCACCGCTGGGGCTGTTCGGCTATCTGGCCTGGGTCAACTACCGCATGGGCGACATCAACGGCTACTCCAAGCTCCAGGACGGCGCGTGGGCCCACAAGTTCGACGGGGGAGCCCACACGTTCAAGGTGCTGACGTCCCTCCCCGTCGGACACTTCGACTATCTCTTCGCCAGGGCGTTCGAGGACGTCATCGGCGTCTGCGTCGTGCTGGCGGTGCCGGTGCTGACGGTGCTGCTGCTGCGTCTGCGCCCGCCGGCCGTCCTCGTCGTCTACACGGTGCTGTCGTACCTCATGGTGATGACAACCCAGCAGATCTTCGGCAACGTCTCGCGCTATCTGCTGCCCCTCTTCCCGCTGTTCGTGCCGCTCGCCCTCGCGATGAGCCGGCTCGGATGGCCGTCCCTGGCCACGGTCCTCGGCACGGCCGCGCTGGCCTCCGGGTCGTACGCGGGGTACGTGCTCTTCGAGCTCGGAGTGCCGTAGCCGCCGTCGACGCATGAGATGTCTCCGAA
It encodes the following:
- a CDS encoding glycosyltransferase family 39 protein, which produces MSTIQLRRPPSTDVGPEVPFRRRQLWPRLRAATVRYGPVLLTYGVLKLAGFAVFMYLLDSAGDFRKKNPRFGGGEHAWDVLASWDGWWYQQIAEHGYDPALEPVPGAKGLITLEGNSAAFFPLYPTLMRLVSECTGLGLYGAGMTVSVIASFVAALGVYTVAKRLGGHRAGLVAAGLWAVWPGSGTEWSGYSESLYTALAAWACHAVMSRRWLTAGLLTCAAGLCRPTAAALVAALAVAALLSLRRRADGVVRPLAAVAIAPLGLFGYLAWVNYRMGDINGYSKLQDGAWAHKFDGGAHTFKVLTSLPVGHFDYLFARAFEDVIGVCVVLAVPVLTVLLLRLRPPAVLVVYTVLSYLMVMTTQQIFGNVSRYLLPLFPLFVPLALAMSRLGWPSLATVLGTAALASGSYAGYVLFELGVP